Proteins encoded together in one Archaeoglobus neptunius window:
- a CDS encoding Zn-ribbon domain-containing OB-fold protein, protein MFIESRELVMRHRIPVSKTAKFWKGLERGKVYKTACRECGREYYPPKADCFCGGEVEWVEIDGRGVVEAFTTVYTIPSGFERSRPYTIAIARFGKVRVMGWADDVSVGDEVTIRTGQDENGVWKVYFEVV, encoded by the coding sequence ATGTTTATTGAGAGCAGAGAGTTGGTGATGAGGCACAGAATACCCGTCTCCAAGACAGCAAAGTTCTGGAAAGGACTTGAGAGGGGGAAGGTTTACAAGACAGCTTGCAGAGAGTGTGGGAGAGAATACTATCCACCAAAAGCGGATTGTTTTTGTGGTGGGGAAGTGGAGTGGGTGGAGATTGATGGTAGAGGAGTGGTTGAGGCGTTTACCACTGTTTATACTATTCCGAGCGGGTTTGAACGGAGCAGGCCATACACAATTGCTATTGCTAGGTTCGGGAAGGTCAGAGTAATGGGATGGGCTGATGATGTGTCGGTTGGAGACGAGGTTACGATCAGAACAGGTCAGGACGAAAATGGGGTCTGGAAAGTCTACTTCGAGGTGGTTTGA